The proteins below come from a single Geobacillus thermoleovorans genomic window:
- a CDS encoding type III pantothenate kinase: protein MIFVLDVGNTNTVLGVYDGDELKHHWRIETSRSKTEDEYGMMIKALLNHVGLQFSDIRGIIISSVVPPIMFALERMCLKYFHIKPLIVGPGIKTGLDIKYDNPREVGADRIVNAVAGIHLYGSPLIIVDFGTATTYCYINEHKQYMGGAIAPGIMISTEALFARAAKLPRIEIARPDDIIGKNTVSAMQAGILYGYVGQVEGIVSRMKAKSKIPPKVIATGGLAPLIASESDIIDVVDPFLTLTGLKLLYEKNTEKKG from the coding sequence ATGATTTTTGTATTGGACGTCGGCAATACAAACACGGTGTTAGGGGTGTATGACGGGGACGAACTGAAACATCATTGGCGCATTGAAACAAGCCGCTCGAAAACGGAAGACGAATACGGCATGATGATCAAAGCGCTCTTGAACCATGTCGGCTTGCAGTTTTCCGACATTCGAGGCATCATCATTTCCTCGGTCGTGCCGCCGATTATGTTTGCTCTTGAACGCATGTGTCTAAAATATTTCCATATCAAACCGCTCATCGTCGGTCCGGGCATTAAAACCGGGCTCGACATCAAATATGACAATCCGCGTGAGGTGGGCGCCGACCGGATTGTCAACGCGGTCGCCGGCATCCATTTGTACGGCAGTCCGCTGATTATCGTCGATTTTGGCACGGCGACGACGTATTGTTATATTAATGAACATAAACAATATATGGGAGGGGCCATTGCCCCGGGAATTATGATCTCGACAGAGGCTCTGTTCGCGCGGGCGGCGAAATTGCCGCGCATTGAAATCGCCCGCCCGGATGATATCATCGGCAAAAATACGGTCAGCGCCATGCAAGCCGGCATTTTATACGGTTATGTCGGACAAGTGGAAGGCATCGTGTCGCGAATGAAGGCGAAAAGCAAAATCCCGCCGAAGGTGATTGCTACTGGCGGTTTGGCTCCGCTCATTGCCAGCGAATCGGACATCATCGATGTCGTTGATCCGTTTTTGACGCTGACTGGCTTAAAATTGTTGTACGAGAAAAACACCGAGAAAAAAGGATGA
- the hslO gene encoding Hsp33 family molecular chaperone HslO encodes MGDYLVKALAYNGQVRAYAARTTETVAEAQRRHQTWPTASAALGRALTAGVMMGAMLKGEETLTIKIDGGGPIGVILVDSNARGEVRGYVTNPHVHFELNEHGKLDVARAVGKNGMLTVVKDLGLRDFFTGQVPLISGELGDDFTYYFASSEQIPSSVGVGVLVNPDHTIRAAGGFIIQLMPGTEENTITRIEERLKQIPPVSRMIERGLSPEQLLEQLLGDGGVRVLETMPVSFVCRCSRERIADALISLGPEEIQDIIDKEGQAEASCHFCNETYHFDKAELEQLKQLAKKE; translated from the coding sequence ATGGGAGACTACTTAGTCAAAGCACTCGCTTACAATGGACAAGTGAGAGCGTATGCCGCAAGAACGACGGAAACTGTCGCCGAGGCGCAACGCCGCCACCAAACATGGCCGACCGCCTCAGCGGCTCTCGGCCGGGCGTTGACCGCCGGTGTTATGATGGGAGCGATGCTGAAAGGCGAGGAAACGTTGACGATTAAAATTGACGGCGGCGGCCCGATCGGCGTCATTTTAGTTGACAGCAACGCCAGAGGGGAAGTGCGTGGCTATGTAACGAATCCACATGTACATTTTGAGCTGAACGAGCATGGGAAACTTGATGTGGCACGGGCGGTCGGCAAAAATGGGATGTTGACGGTTGTGAAGGATCTTGGGCTGCGCGACTTTTTCACCGGACAAGTGCCGCTTATCTCCGGGGAGCTTGGCGATGATTTTACGTATTATTTTGCTTCGTCCGAACAAATTCCGTCATCGGTTGGCGTCGGGGTGCTCGTCAATCCCGACCATACCATCCGAGCCGCCGGAGGATTTATTATCCAGTTGATGCCCGGGACGGAGGAGAACACGATCACTCGCATTGAAGAGCGGCTGAAACAAATTCCGCCCGTGTCGCGCATGATCGAAAGAGGGCTCAGCCCGGAACAGCTGCTCGAACAACTGTTGGGAGATGGAGGCGTCCGTGTGCTCGAGACGATGCCGGTGTCATTCGTCTGCCGCTGTTCGCGCGAGCGGATCGCTGATGCCCTTATCAGCCTAGGGCCCGAGGAAATCCAAGACATCATCGACAAAGAAGGGCAGGCGGAAGCTTCGTGCCATTTTTGCAATGAAACGTACCATTTCGACAAAGCGGAGCTGGAACAGTTGAAACAACTCGCAAAAAAAGAATGA
- the cysK gene encoding cysteine synthase A encodes MARTVNSITELIGDTPAVKLNRIVDEDSADVYLKLEFMNPGSSVKDRIALAMIEAAEKAGKLKPGDTIVEPTSGNTGIGLAMVAAAKGYKAVLVMPDTMSLERRNLLRAYGAELVLTPGAQGMRGAIAKAEELVREHGYFMPQQFKNEANPEIHRLTTGKEIVEQMGDQLDAFVAGVGTGGTITGAGKVLREAYPNIKIYAVEPADSPVLSGGKPGPHKIQGIGAGFVPDILDTSIYDGVITVTTEEAFAAARRAAREEGILGGISSGAAIHAALKVAKELGKGKKVLAIIPSNGERYLSTPLYQFED; translated from the coding sequence ATGGCACGCACAGTCAACTCGATAACCGAATTGATCGGCGATACGCCGGCCGTGAAACTGAACCGCATCGTTGATGAAGACAGCGCGGATGTGTATTTGAAACTGGAATTTATGAACCCGGGCAGCAGCGTCAAAGACCGGATTGCGTTGGCGATGATTGAAGCGGCGGAAAAAGCGGGCAAGCTGAAGCCGGGCGACACGATCGTTGAGCCGACAAGCGGCAACACTGGGATCGGATTGGCGATGGTCGCGGCGGCGAAAGGATATAAGGCGGTATTAGTCATGCCGGATACGATGAGCTTGGAGCGCCGCAACCTGCTGCGGGCGTATGGAGCCGAGCTTGTGCTCACACCGGGTGCACAAGGGATGCGCGGAGCAATCGCAAAGGCGGAAGAGCTCGTCCGCGAGCACGGCTACTTTATGCCACAGCAATTTAAAAACGAGGCGAACCCGGAAATCCATCGCTTGACGACCGGGAAAGAGATCGTGGAGCAAATGGGCGACCAGCTTGATGCGTTTGTTGCCGGCGTTGGCACGGGCGGAACGATCACCGGAGCAGGCAAAGTGTTGCGCGAAGCTTACCCAAACATTAAAATTTACGCCGTTGAACCGGCCGATTCCCCAGTCTTGTCGGGAGGAAAACCGGGCCCGCACAAAATCCAAGGGATCGGTGCTGGCTTTGTTCCAGATATTTTGGATACGAGCATTTACGATGGGGTTATTACGGTAACGACGGAAGAAGCGTTTGCGGCGGCCCGCCGCGCGGCTCGCGAGGAAGGCATTCTCGGCGGCATTTCGTCCGGTGCTGCGATTCATGCGGCATTGAAAGTGGCGAAAGAGCTCGGCAAAGGGAAAAAAGTGCTCGCCATCATCCCGAGCAACGGCGAACGTTATTTGAGCACGCCTCTTTACCAATTTGAAGACTAA
- the pabB gene encoding aminodeoxychorismate synthase component I, translating into MEQRRRRLKRTIDYRGRDWFRQYEQLAYSRPHHVLLESGQGGRYSIIGLDPIGVIRADERRLIIKQRGVETVLDGSPLEGLRQWLRCFAVPDEGESLPCQGGLIGFISYDAVRYMERLPVLAQDDLRLPLMYFFLFDDVAIYDHQTEQLHLLAYANEGEESEANRRLARHARMWLEDRNEALVWPLAASTAAPSVSMTKERFMDAVRRVQRYIAAGDVFQVNLSVRQSQPLVTHPFAVYKQLRMLNPSPYMAYLHTPEFQVVSGSPELLVRKRGWRLETRPIAGTRSRGRTAAEDEQIARKLLASEKERAEHAMLVDLERNDLGRVCAYGTVRVDEWMTVEKYSHVMHIVSHVSGTMTMEHDAFSVIRAMFPGGTITGAPKVRTMEIIEELEPVRRGLYTGSIGWIDFQGNMELNIAIRTMVVKDGLAHVQAGAGIVIDSNPEHEYKECVKKAAALWKAKELSEAEALFPSMR; encoded by the coding sequence ATGGAACAGCGGCGCAGGCGACTGAAACGAACTATCGATTATCGCGGACGGGATTGGTTCCGCCAGTACGAACAGCTGGCCTATAGCCGGCCTCATCATGTGTTGCTTGAGAGCGGTCAAGGGGGAAGGTACAGCATTATCGGCCTTGACCCGATCGGAGTGATCCGCGCTGACGAGCGGCGGCTCATCATCAAGCAGCGCGGGGTTGAAACGGTGCTGGATGGCTCGCCGCTCGAAGGGCTCCGGCAATGGCTTCGGTGTTTCGCCGTGCCGGATGAGGGGGAGTCGTTGCCTTGCCAAGGCGGGCTGATCGGTTTCATTAGCTATGATGCGGTTCGCTATATGGAACGGCTCCCGGTGCTCGCGCAAGATGATTTGCGGCTGCCGCTCATGTATTTTTTCCTCTTTGACGACGTAGCGATTTATGATCACCAAACTGAACAGCTTCATTTGCTTGCCTACGCGAATGAAGGGGAGGAAAGCGAAGCAAACCGGCGGCTTGCGCGGCATGCACGGATGTGGCTCGAGGATCGGAATGAAGCGCTGGTCTGGCCGCTTGCTGCCTCGACAGCTGCGCCGTCTGTTTCAATGACAAAAGAGAGGTTTATGGATGCGGTTCGCCGCGTGCAACGCTATATTGCGGCGGGCGATGTGTTTCAAGTCAACTTATCGGTGCGTCAGTCGCAGCCGCTGGTGACGCATCCATTTGCCGTCTACAAGCAGTTGCGGATGCTGAATCCGTCCCCTTACATGGCGTATTTGCATACCCCGGAATTTCAAGTCGTCAGCGGCTCGCCGGAGTTGCTCGTCCGCAAGCGGGGATGGCGTCTTGAGACGCGGCCGATTGCCGGCACACGTTCGCGCGGTCGGACGGCGGCAGAGGATGAACAAATTGCTCGCAAGTTGCTTGCGAGTGAAAAGGAGCGGGCCGAGCACGCCATGCTCGTTGATCTTGAACGGAATGACCTTGGGCGCGTCTGTGCATACGGGACGGTTCGAGTTGACGAATGGATGACCGTCGAAAAGTATTCTCATGTGATGCATATCGTTTCTCACGTATCCGGCACCATGACGATGGAGCACGATGCGTTTTCCGTCATTCGCGCCATGTTTCCCGGCGGGACGATCACCGGCGCCCCGAAAGTGCGAACAATGGAAATTATTGAAGAGTTGGAACCGGTCCGCCGCGGCTTGTACACGGGCTCGATCGGTTGGATCGATTTTCAAGGAAACATGGAGCTAAACATCGCCATTCGAACGATGGTCGTCAAAGACGGATTGGCGCATGTACAGGCAGGAGCGGGCATCGTCATCGATTCCAACCCAGAGCATGAGTACAAGGAATGTGTAAAGAAAGCGGCTGCCCTTTGGAAAGCGAAAGAGCTGAGCGAAGCAGAGGCATTATTTCCGAGCATGAGGTGA
- the pabA gene encoding aminodeoxychorismate/anthranilate synthase component II, translating to MIVMIDNYDSFTYNLVQYLGVLGEELIVKRNDEITVAEIERLRPDFIMISPGPCTPNEAGVSLEVIDRFAGQIPIFGVCLGHQAIAQAFGGRVVRAPRLMHGKTSSVYHDGETIFCGVPNPFTATRYHSLIVEKETLPDCFVVSAWTKEDEVMAIRHKTLPVEGVQFHPESIMTSHGMQLLKNFINTYKKA from the coding sequence ATGATCGTCATGATTGATAACTACGATTCATTTACGTACAATTTGGTGCAATATTTGGGCGTGTTGGGAGAAGAGCTGATTGTCAAACGGAATGATGAAATTACGGTGGCTGAAATCGAACGACTCCGCCCTGATTTTATTATGATTTCCCCCGGTCCATGCACACCGAATGAGGCAGGGGTCAGCCTGGAAGTCATCGATCGCTTTGCCGGCCAAATTCCGATTTTCGGCGTCTGCCTCGGGCATCAAGCCATCGCCCAGGCGTTCGGCGGCCGCGTTGTCCGCGCTCCAAGGCTGATGCACGGGAAAACATCGTCCGTCTACCATGATGGGGAGACGATTTTCTGCGGCGTGCCGAACCCGTTTACGGCAACGCGCTACCATTCCCTTATCGTCGAGAAAGAGACGCTTCCGGACTGTTTCGTCGTGTCGGCTTGGACGAAAGAGGATGAAGTGATGGCGATTCGCCATAAAACGCTGCCGGTGGAAGGCGTGCAGTTTCACCCGGAATCGATTATGACAAGCCATGGGATGCAACTGTTGAAAAACTTTATCAACACGTATAAAAAGGCGTGA
- the pabC gene encoding aminodeoxychorismate lyase: MYVYINGAVVPREEAQLSAFDHGFLYGLGLFETFRTYSGHPFLLDDHLARLNKGLSELHIERQFGRAEAVAIIEQLLEANGLRDAYVRFNVSAGVGDLGLPIERYRNPTVIVYMKPLPPPVPPEGKEGVVLAARRNSPEGNERLKSHHYLNNMIGKWELGHRPHAEGIFLNSDGAVAEGIVSNIFWVKDGIVYTPAPAVGILNGITRQFIIALLKQLRIPVEEGVYPLSHLLQADEAFITNSVQEIVPLCRIGHCVYQGKNGPVVRALQHHYRRLTHRLWTRNELAERMND; this comes from the coding sequence ATGTACGTGTATATCAACGGCGCGGTCGTTCCGCGCGAAGAAGCGCAGTTATCAGCGTTTGATCACGGCTTTTTATATGGGCTTGGCTTATTTGAAACATTCCGCACGTATAGCGGCCACCCTTTTTTGCTTGACGATCATTTGGCCCGATTGAACAAAGGGCTGTCTGAGCTTCACATCGAAAGGCAGTTCGGCCGCGCCGAAGCGGTGGCGATCATCGAGCAGTTGCTCGAGGCCAATGGCTTGCGCGACGCTTATGTGCGCTTCAATGTATCGGCCGGGGTCGGCGATCTCGGCTTGCCGATCGAACGTTACCGAAACCCGACCGTCATCGTCTATATGAAGCCGCTTCCGCCGCCCGTCCCTCCGGAAGGAAAAGAAGGGGTGGTGCTCGCGGCAAGGCGAAACAGCCCGGAAGGCAATGAGCGACTAAAGTCGCACCATTATTTAAACAATATGATTGGGAAATGGGAGCTCGGACATCGACCTCATGCGGAAGGAATTTTTTTGAATTCAGATGGTGCGGTAGCGGAGGGGATCGTTTCCAATATTTTTTGGGTGAAAGACGGCATCGTCTACACGCCAGCGCCGGCTGTCGGCATATTAAACGGCATCACAAGACAATTCATCATTGCTTTGCTCAAGCAGTTGCGCATCCCAGTTGAAGAAGGGGTATATCCGCTGTCCCATTTGTTGCAGGCTGATGAAGCATTTATCACCAACTCTGTGCAGGAAATTGTACCCCTTTGCCGCATTGGCCATTGCGTTTACCAAGGAAAAAATGGTCCGGTGGTCCGGGCCTTGCAGCACCATTACCGACGCTTGACCCATCGGTTATGGACGAGGAACGAATTGGCGGAAAGGATGAACGACTGA
- the folP gene encoding dihydropteroate synthase: protein MTTSMRPLRLQCRGHELDLNKKTLIMGIVNVTPDSFSDGGRFYDVENAVKHAKRLVAEGADIIDIGGESTRPGADPVPLDEELRRVIPAVKAIAKAVSVPISIDTYKAEVARQAMEAGAHIINDVWGAKADPDMARVAATYGAPIILMHNRRDMAYRDLISDMIADLKESIRIVKEAGVKDENIILDPGIGFAKTVEHNLEVMRRLDEFAALGYPLLLGTSRKRFIGHVLGVPVEERVEGTGATVCLGIMKGVHIVRVHDVLPIARMAKMMDAMLGKGESGHR, encoded by the coding sequence ATGACAACATCGATGCGCCCTCTTCGGCTTCAATGCCGCGGGCATGAGCTTGACTTAAACAAAAAAACGTTGATCATGGGCATTGTCAACGTCACGCCCGATTCGTTTTCCGACGGCGGCCGGTTTTACGACGTGGAAAACGCGGTCAAGCACGCGAAGCGGCTCGTGGCGGAAGGAGCAGACATCATTGACATCGGCGGTGAATCAACTCGTCCGGGGGCGGATCCAGTGCCGCTTGATGAAGAATTGCGCCGCGTCATTCCGGCGGTAAAAGCGATTGCTAAGGCGGTGAGTGTACCGATCTCAATTGACACGTACAAAGCGGAAGTGGCGCGGCAAGCCATGGAAGCCGGGGCGCACATCATCAACGACGTTTGGGGAGCCAAGGCGGACCCTGATATGGCCCGCGTCGCCGCCACGTACGGCGCGCCGATCATTTTAATGCACAACCGCCGCGATATGGCCTATCGCGATTTGATTTCCGACATGATCGCCGATTTGAAAGAAAGCATTCGCATTGTCAAAGAGGCGGGTGTGAAAGATGAGAACATTATTTTAGATCCGGGGATCGGCTTCGCCAAGACGGTCGAGCATAACTTGGAGGTGATGCGGCGCCTTGATGAATTTGCCGCTCTCGGCTATCCGCTTTTGCTTGGCACGTCGCGCAAACGATTTATCGGCCATGTGCTCGGCGTGCCTGTCGAGGAGCGGGTCGAAGGAACAGGAGCGACCGTTTGTCTCGGCATCATGAAAGGGGTGCACATCGTCCGAGTCCATGATGTATTGCCGATTGCCCGCATGGCCAAAATGATGGATGCTATGCTTGGGAAGGGAGAGAGCGGTCATCGATAA
- the folB gene encoding dihydroneopterin aldolase, with product MLCLGRERAVIDKIYVQGMEFYGYHGVFREENILGQRFLVDVTLELDLQPAGRSDCLEYTVNYADVYERCRAIVEERTFALIEAVAEAIAADLLAAFPVVERCIVKVTKPNPPIRGHYQHVAVEIDRGR from the coding sequence ATGCTATGCTTGGGAAGGGAGAGAGCGGTCATCGATAAAATTTATGTGCAAGGCATGGAGTTTTACGGCTACCACGGGGTGTTTCGCGAAGAAAACATCCTCGGCCAGCGATTTTTGGTCGATGTGACGTTGGAGCTCGACTTGCAGCCTGCCGGGCGGAGCGATTGTCTTGAGTATACCGTCAACTACGCCGATGTGTACGAGCGCTGCCGGGCGATCGTTGAGGAGCGGACGTTCGCCTTGATCGAGGCGGTCGCTGAAGCGATCGCCGCCGACTTGCTCGCTGCCTTTCCTGTTGTCGAGCGCTGCATTGTCAAAGTGACGAAGCCGAATCCGCCGATTCGCGGCCATTATCAACATGTCGCAGTCGAAATTGATAGGGGTCGTTAA
- the folK gene encoding 2-amino-4-hydroxy-6-hydroxymethyldihydropteridine diphosphokinase, producing the protein MENIAYLALGSNLGDRVSYLRSAIEALHHHQEIFITSSSSIYETDPVGYVNQGKFLNMVIEVATTLSPFALLDVTQQIERQLGRKREIRWGPRTLDLDILLYNHENIETEQLTIPHPRMAERAFVLIPLFEVNSHVAIPNLSEPLIDIIGRLPDKKGVHVWKRKDGEDVFALFES; encoded by the coding sequence ATGGAAAACATCGCATATCTCGCTTTAGGCTCCAACCTCGGAGATCGTGTTTCCTATTTGCGTTCTGCCATTGAAGCGCTCCATCATCATCAGGAAATTTTTATCACATCGAGCTCATCGATTTATGAAACCGATCCGGTCGGCTATGTCAACCAAGGCAAGTTTTTAAACATGGTGATCGAGGTGGCGACCACGTTGTCGCCGTTTGCCTTGCTTGACGTGACCCAGCAAATCGAACGACAACTTGGAAGAAAAAGGGAAATTCGCTGGGGACCACGGACGTTAGACCTTGACATTTTGCTGTATAATCATGAAAATATTGAAACAGAGCAGCTGACGATCCCGCATCCGCGCATGGCGGAGCGGGCGTTCGTGCTCATCCCGTTGTTTGAAGTCAACTCCCACGTGGCAATACCGAACCTTTCCGAGCCGTTAATCGACATCATTGGCCGACTACCTGACAAAAAAGGAGTTCATGTATGGAAGCGGAAAGATGGGGAAGACGTATTCGCGCTTTTCGAAAGTTGA
- a CDS encoding helix-turn-helix domain-containing protein, with amino-acid sequence MEAERWGRRIRAFRKLKGYTQERLAKELGISVSILGEIERGNRMPSDSLVGQIAERLNISVEELAPPKLESNK; translated from the coding sequence ATGGAAGCGGAAAGATGGGGAAGACGTATTCGCGCTTTTCGAAAGTTGAAAGGATATACGCAAGAAAGACTGGCGAAAGAACTAGGCATTTCCGTATCGATCCTTGGTGAAATTGAACGGGGGAACCGGATGCCGTCCGATTCGCTCGTTGGACAAATCGCCGAACGGCTGAATATATCGGTGGAAGAACTGGCGCCGCCGAAACTCGAATCGAACAAGTAG
- the dusB gene encoding tRNA dihydrouridine synthase DusB translates to MFRIGDVEIKNRVVLAPMAGVCNSAFRLTVKEFGAGLVCAEMVSDKGIVYNNEKTLNMLYIDEREKPISLQIFGGEKETLVKAAKFVDKNTNADIIDINMGCPVPKITNCDAGAKWLLDPNKIYDVVAAIVDAVEKPVTVKMRIGWDEKHIYAVENAQAVERAGGKAVAVHGRTRVQMYEGKADWNIIKQVKEAVNIPVIGNGDVKTPQDAKRMLEETGVDGVMIGRAALGNPWMIYRTVRYLETGELIPEPTPREKIDVCLLHLDRLIALKGEYIAVKEMRKHAAWYLKGIRGAAKIRNAINECETRDELAALLLRVAEEAEVQAAANAEAV, encoded by the coding sequence ATGTTTCGCATTGGCGATGTCGAAATTAAAAACCGCGTCGTGCTCGCTCCGATGGCAGGCGTATGCAACTCCGCGTTCCGCCTGACCGTCAAAGAATTCGGCGCCGGGCTTGTATGCGCCGAGATGGTAAGCGACAAAGGAATCGTATACAACAACGAAAAGACGTTAAACATGTTATATATTGATGAACGGGAAAAGCCGATCAGCTTGCAAATTTTCGGCGGCGAGAAAGAAACGCTCGTCAAAGCGGCGAAATTTGTCGATAAAAATACGAATGCAGATATCATCGACATCAACATGGGTTGCCCAGTGCCGAAAATTACGAATTGCGACGCTGGAGCGAAATGGCTGCTTGACCCGAATAAAATTTATGATGTCGTTGCCGCGATCGTCGATGCCGTTGAAAAACCGGTCACGGTGAAAATGCGGATCGGTTGGGATGAAAAGCACATTTACGCCGTCGAAAACGCTCAAGCCGTTGAGCGCGCCGGCGGGAAGGCCGTCGCCGTCCACGGACGGACAAGGGTGCAAATGTATGAAGGAAAAGCGGACTGGAACATCATCAAGCAAGTGAAAGAAGCCGTCAACATCCCGGTTATCGGCAACGGAGATGTCAAAACGCCTCAAGATGCAAAGCGGATGCTTGAAGAAACAGGGGTCGACGGCGTCATGATCGGACGGGCGGCGCTTGGAAACCCTTGGATGATCTATCGCACTGTCCGTTATTTAGAAACTGGAGAGCTCATCCCGGAACCGACGCCGAGGGAAAAAATCGATGTCTGCCTGCTGCATTTAGACCGATTAATTGCCTTAAAAGGCGAATATATCGCCGTCAAAGAAATGCGTAAACACGCTGCTTGGTATTTAAAAGGCATTCGCGGCGCAGCGAAAATCCGCAACGCCATCAATGAATGTGAAACGCGGGACGAACTGGCCGCACTGTTGCTTCGCGTGGCGGAGGAAGCGGAAGTCCAAGCAGCGGCGAACGCCGAAGCCGTTTAA
- the lysS gene encoding lysine--tRNA ligase yields the protein MSHEELNDQLRVRREKLKKIEELGVDPFGKRFERTHKAQELFELYGDLSKEELEEKQIEVAVAGRIMTKRGKGKAGFAHIQDVTGQIQIYVRQDDVGEQQYELFKISDLGDIVGVRGTMFKTKVGELSIKVSSYEFLTKALRPLPEKYHGLKDIEQRYRQRYLDLIMNPESKKTFITRSLIIQSMRRYLDSHGYLEVETPMMHAVAGGAAARPFITHHNALDMTLYMRIAIELHLKRLIVGGLEKVYEIGRVFRNEGISTRHNPEFTMLELYEAYADFRDIMELTENLIAHIATEVLGTTKIQYGEHVVDLTPEWRRLHMVDAIKEYVGVDFWRQMSDEEARELAKEHGVEVAPHMTFGHIVNEFFEQKVESHLIQPTFIYGHPVEISPLAKKNPDDPRFTDRFELFIVGREHANAFTELNDPIDQRQRFEAQLKEREQGNDEAHEMDEDFLEALEYGMPPTGGLGIGVDRLVMLLTNSPSIRDVLLFPQMRHK from the coding sequence ATGAGTCATGAAGAATTGAACGACCAACTGCGCGTCCGCAGGGAAAAGCTGAAAAAAATTGAGGAATTGGGTGTCGACCCGTTTGGCAAACGGTTCGAGCGCACTCATAAAGCGCAAGAACTGTTCGAACTGTACGGCGATTTGTCGAAAGAGGAACTTGAAGAAAAGCAAATTGAAGTCGCCGTCGCCGGCCGCATCATGACAAAGCGCGGCAAAGGAAAAGCCGGGTTCGCCCATATCCAGGATGTCACCGGGCAGATTCAAATTTACGTCCGTCAAGACGATGTTGGCGAACAGCAGTACGAACTGTTTAAAATCTCTGACCTTGGCGATATCGTCGGCGTGCGCGGCACAATGTTTAAAACAAAAGTTGGTGAACTTTCCATCAAGGTGTCGTCGTACGAATTTTTGACGAAAGCGCTGCGTCCGCTGCCGGAAAAATACCATGGTTTGAAAGACATAGAGCAACGCTATCGCCAGCGTTATCTCGATTTAATTATGAATCCGGAGAGCAAAAAGACGTTCATCACCCGCAGTTTGATCATTCAATCGATGCGGCGGTATCTTGACAGCCACGGCTATTTGGAAGTTGAAACGCCGATGATGCACGCTGTGGCTGGAGGCGCTGCGGCGCGCCCGTTCATTACGCATCATAACGCATTGGATATGACGCTTTATATGCGAATCGCTATCGAGCTCCATTTAAAACGGCTTATCGTCGGCGGTTTGGAAAAAGTGTACGAGATCGGCCGCGTTTTCCGGAACGAGGGCATTTCCACCCGCCATAACCCGGAGTTTACGATGCTCGAATTGTACGAGGCGTACGCCGATTTCCGCGACATTATGGAACTAACGGAAAACTTGATCGCCCACATTGCCACTGAAGTGCTTGGAACGACGAAAATTCAATACGGCGAGCATGTCGTCGACTTAACGCCCGAGTGGCGGCGCCTCCATATGGTCGATGCGATCAAGGAATATGTCGGCGTCGACTTCTGGCGGCAGATGAGCGACGAAGAGGCGCGGGAGCTGGCGAAAGAACACGGAGTGGAAGTTGCTCCACATATGACGTTTGGCCATATTGTCAACGAATTTTTTGAACAAAAAGTCGAGTCTCACCTCATTCAGCCGACGTTCATTTATGGCCATCCGGTTGAAATTTCACCGTTGGCCAAGAAAAATCCGGACGACCCGCGTTTTACCGACCGATTTGAGCTGTTTATCGTCGGGCGCGAACATGCCAACGCCTTTACCGAATTGAATGATCCGATCGATCAGCGCCAACGCTTTGAGGCGCAGCTGAAAGAGCGTGAACAAGGAAACGATGAAGCACATGAAATGGACGAAGACTTCCTTGAAGCGCTCGAGTACGGCATGCCGCCAACAGGCGGGCTTGGCATCGGGGTCGACCGTCTGGTCATGCTGCTGACGAACTCGCCGTCGATCCGCGACGTGTTGCTTTTCCCGCAAATGCGTCATAAATAA
- the ctsR gene encoding transcriptional regulator CtsR, whose translation MPNISDIIEQYLKQVLNMSDQDIVEIKRSEIANKFQCVPSQINYVINTRFTLERGYIVESKRGGGGYIRIMKVKTKSEAQLIDQLLELVGHRISQSNAEDVVKRLVEEKVISEREAKIMLSAMDRSVLYIDLPERDELRARMLKAMLTSLKYK comes from the coding sequence GTGCCGAACATTTCCGACATCATTGAGCAATATTTAAAGCAAGTGCTCAATATGAGCGACCAAGATATCGTTGAAATTAAACGAAGCGAAATCGCTAATAAATTCCAATGTGTTCCGTCGCAGATCAACTATGTCATCAATACGAGGTTTACCCTTGAAAGAGGGTACATCGTCGAAAGCAAGCGCGGTGGCGGTGGGTATATCCGCATTATGAAAGTGAAGACAAAGAGTGAAGCACAGCTTATTGACCAGCTGCTCGAGCTTGTCGGCCACCGCATCAGCCAATCGAATGCCGAAGATGTGGTAAAACGTCTCGTTGAAGAAAAGGTAATTTCGGAGCGGGAAGCGAAAATTATGTTAAGCGCTATGGATCGTTCTGTTTTATATATCGATTTGCCCGAGCGGGACGAACTGCGGGCCCGCATGTTAAAAGCGATGCTGACGTCGCTGAAATACAAATAG